From Bacteroidota bacterium:
TGAAGCCATCGACCCGTATGAGTTGCCGGCGTACACCTTTGAAGAGCCGCCGGCTTCAGAACTTGTGTCGGGGGCACTTCCCGATATCGGGATCCTTGTCATGTTTAACCTGCTCTTTTTTGTTGGCGCATTTGTGGCCTTCCTCAAATACGACGTGCGGTAGCGGTATCCTCCTTATTCATCTGGGTAGCTGCCGGCTACGCGTTTAAAGTTCCAAGACCATGTTTAGCATTCTATTTGAAAAAGAACTCAAGTCGATTTTTCTGAGCCCCAAGTTTTTTGCAACATTCGGGGTTTGCTCTCTACTCATCCTGCTGAGCGTTTTTGTGGGTATCCAGGAATACAACAACGAGCAAGAGCAATATGAAACTGCGCTGCGGCTCGCCGAACAGCAAATTATGCAGGAAGATTCCTGGTGGGGCATTGACAATGTTGTGTTCCGCCAGCCGCAGCCTATGCAGATTTTTGTATCTGGTGTCAACAACGATATCGGACGAAGTGCAGAAATTAACACCTGGGTTGAGCCCAAATTGGAGCGGAGCAACTACGCAGATGACACCCTGTTTGCCGTATTCCGGTTTATTGATCTGACCTTCATCGTGCAGGTTGTGCTGTCGTTGTTTGCGATCCTGTTTACTTACAATAGCATCAATGGTGAACGTGAATCGGGCACCCTCAAGCTGGCGCTTTCCAATGCTGTGCCGCGTGCGCAGTATGTGCTTGCCAAGTTTGCCGGCTCCTGGATCGGGCTAACCATTCCGCTAATGATACCCATATTGCTCGGGGTGCTCCTGGTCATGGTGCTTGGCATACCGATGGATTCTGGCGATTGGGCGCGCCTAGGTACGTTGGTTGGATCCTCTGTCTTATACTTTACTTTCTTCATCGCCTTTGGCCTTTTTGTGTCTTCCATTACCAAAAGGTCTTCGGTCTCCTTTTTGATTTTATTGGTAGCCTGGGTTGCACTGGTGCTCATCGTGCCGCGTGCTGCAACAATGGCCGCCGGCCAGATTGTACCTGTTACCAGTGTAGCAGAAATTGAAAGCCAGAAAGACCGTTTTCGTACAGACCGCTGGAATGCCTACCGCGTCATAAGGCGGGATATGCGGGAAGAACGCGAAGCAGCTATGTCTGGCATGACGCGTGAGGAACGTGATCAGTACCAGCAGGCGAATCAACAATCCTGGCAGACCGAAGAACGCACGGCACGTGATACACTCGAAGACGAGATCAACGAGTTCTCGCGCAAAGTTGATGAAGAGCTGCGCAACCAGAAAACAACGCAGGAGCGGATGGCCTTTACCCTGTCCCGGTTCTCGCCAGCCTCAGCCTACAAGCTGACCGCCATGCAAATGGCAAATACGGGTACGGAGTTGAAAAGCGAGTACGAGGATGCCATGAAAGCGTACCGCACAAGTTTTTCGCAGTTTGTGGAAGCCAAGCGGGAAGAAGAGCGCAAAAAGAATGCTGGCCAAGGTGGATTTGGGCGAAACAGAAACCAGGAACAGGAACCCCTGGATTTGGCTGAATTACCCCGATTTGAAGCCCCTGCTCAAGAATATGCTGAAGCTATTGCACCAAGCATCATCGATTTCGGACTGTTGAGCCTGTTTTCGATTGCAGCTTTTGGTGGCGCATTCGTTTCTTTCATCCGATATGATGTTCGATAAGGTAGCCACCTGATTAGTCCACCAAGTAGATTGCGCGTGTTTTGCGTTATCCTCCAAACAGAATGTAAGTAGCTGCCTATAGCCCGGCGAGATAGATGACCGGGATTTAGGTATGTTGTGGTTGAGATGTTTATGAAAGAACTGAAAGGAGTCTGCACGTTTGTGTTGCTGTTTCTTTGTTGCGGCATTACACAGGCATGGGGGCAAACGGCTTCTGTCCGCGGTATCGTTACTGCCGCAAGCGATGGATTGCCGCTACAGGGCGTTAACGTGGTTTTGCGCCACGATAATGGAACGTTCTATGGTGGGGTGACGGATGGTGATGGTGTGTATGCAATTACGCGGGTCACGCCTGGTGTGTATGCCATGCAAGTCTCATTTATTGGCTTTCAAACGATCAGTTTGGAAGTTATTATGGCCGCTGAGGATACGCAGATTCTCAATTTTGAACTTGAGGAAGGAGCAGCGGAACTGGATGAGGTACTGATAGAAACAGAGCGTACAACAGGAGCAACCCGTGTGACTGCCGGCCTGCAGTCAGTAAAAGCAGAGGATCTTGAATTGGTGCCTGCACCAGACATCACAGCTGACCTCGCGAATTACCTCTCAACCTTGCCTGGTGTGATCTCAACAGGAGACCGGGGCGGCCAGTTTTTTATTCGAGGGGGTGAACCTGCGCATAACGTAGCCCTGCTTGATGGCATGTACGTTTACCAGCCCTTTCACATCCTGGGTTTCTATTCTGCGTTTTCCGCTGACGTCCTTAACCAGGCTGATATCCATGCCGGCGGTTACGGCGCAGACTACTCCGGACGCGTGTCTGCCATCATGGACATCAAAACACGCAATGGCAATAAAAAAGAATTCGAAAGATCGGTTTCTATTGCCCCATTTGTGAATGCTGTGCGGTTGGAAGGGCCCCTCATTAAAAATCGTATCTCATTCCTTGGCTCGCTGCGGCAGTCGGTGATAGACAAAATTGCATCGCAATATGTTGGGCAGGAACTGCCGTATAAGTTTGGCGACTTTTTTGGCAAATTGCACGTCGATATCAATGCCAATAACCAGTTCTCCTTTACTGCATTGCGGACCTACGACAGGGGCGCACTCGCAAACCAGGACCAGGTAAGCCGGGACGAAGTCCGATGGAACAACACGGTGATGGGTGGTCGATACCTGGTGTTGCCTAAGAATTCTCCGGTACGTGGTGAAATCCTCTTTTCTGTATCGCGCCTGGATTCTGAGTTGGGGCCGCGAAGCGCGCCAACACGCGTCTCCAAAATTGATAACTTCAATGCAGCGATCAATATCACCAACTACGCCGGCCTTTCTGAATTCAAATACGGCGGGTACCTCCGCACCGCCGAAGTATCATCGCAGTTGGGTGGCCTCTATCAAAACTTCAGTCAGTCTGAAGACCGACTGCCCAAGGTCGGCCTATACTTTGAGCCCGACATTTATATGGGCAAGGGGCTTCGTATTCGCCCCGGTCTGACCTACATGTTCTTTGATTCGTTCAATATTCTGGAGCCCCGCTTCAGGTTTGTCCTGGATCTTGGCAAAGGGCAGCTGAGTGGTGCAACGGGTTTGTACCACCAGGAAGTTGTCGGACTCAATGACCGGCGCGATGCTACCAACGTATTTACAGCATGGGTAGGGCCGCCATTAGACGACCTGACCAAGGCTGAGCATTACATCCTCGGATACCAGTACACGGTTAACGAAAGCCTGGAGTTTTCAGTAGAGGGTTACTACAAAAACTTGCGCAACCTGTACATCTCCGAATGGACCGCATTCCCGCGCCTTACCACCAGTCTTCAGAAAGCTTCCGGGAAGGTCCAGGGACTCGATTTACGCGTTGAATTCCGGGCAGATAATTTTTACAGCTATGTGACCTATGGGATTTCTTCTGTAGAGTACAAGGCACGGCAGGAGTCGCTGGAGTTGTGGTTTGGCAGCCCGGAAATTACGTTTCGTCCGCCCCACGATCGCCGGCACCAGGTCAATGCACTCATGAACTGGAAAGTAAGCGACTTTAACATCAACATGCGCTGGAATTTTGGTTCAGGGTTGCCTTATAACCAGGTGCGCGGTTTTGACCAGTTCCTGTTGCTCGATGGCAACGTTGACGTGAGCGAGGAGCCTGGCGATTTGCGGGTCATTTATGATCGACCTTACGGCGGGGTGCTGCCAACGTACCACCGACTGGATTTTTCAGTGGACCGACAGTTTCCTTTTGAAGGAGGCTTCTTCGCGATCCAGGCTGGTATTGTGAATGTGTATGATCGGGCGAATATCTTCTCCCTCGACCTGTTTACACTGGAACGCACCAACCAGCTGCCTTTTATCCCCACCCTTGGTCTGAAAATTGAATTTTAAACGATATGCTGCGTTTTAAAGCAATAATGAAGGTCAGGCATCTGGTTGTAGCCCTCCTGTTTGCCGGCTTGTTCGCTGGATGCGAAGAGGATCCCAATCCTTTGATTGGTGAAGACCAGCCGTTTACTGTGTATGGTTTTTTTAATCCAAAGGCCAACCGGCAACTTGTTCGGGTCATTCCTGTTGCCAACGTTATCGATCAGGTTGGTGTAGGCGCTGATCAGGCTACCGTCCGATCAATTGATGTTGCGTCGGGTGACGTACGGGTCTGGAAAGATTCCCTGGTTACTTTTTCTGATGAAAGTACCGGTATTGTTTTCTTTTCCGACTTTACGCCTGAGCATGAAGCAGCGTATCGCCTCGAAGTGATTCGCAACGATGGTGCAACCTCCAGTGTAGAGGTCACCGTGCCACGCGACATCACGATACGCCGCGAGCCGGGTACAAATCCGCTTATCCCTGAATTCATTCTTGAAGGAGAGTTGCCTAATTTTGTGCAGGTTGCAGTAAAATACCGCACTGCTGCATTACAGCCGCAGAAGCCCGTGGTGCTTGAGCCCGTCCAGTTTCCTGTAAACGTGTCGTACAAAGGTCTGGAAGAACGTGCCGGGGATGATTGGAGGTACCGGATCGACTATCGCGAAGACCTTGCGCAGATCAGGGAAGCATTTAGTAATGCCTGTTTGACTACAGAGTACATTGCCGTACGATCTATTCAGCTTGAGTTTTTTGTGGGTGACAATGCTTGGGTGCCACCAGGTGGTGAGTTTGACCCGGAATTGCTTGTGCAGCCGCAATTGTTTTCAAATATAGAGAATGGTTTCGGGTACTTCGGCGCCGGCTACGTGGTTGACTTTAACGTATTACCCACAACCCCTATACTGCAAACCGTAGGTTTTATCTTTGATCCACCTTGTACAGACATGACGCCCCTTACAGATCCTTCCTGTCAGCTGTTTGAAGGGTGTTTTGACGGTGTGATGTAGTTATTCGGCCCCACCTTCCTCTTTGTATCCCTGTATCGCTCTGAACAGGAAAGCTTTGGCTTTAAACCAGTCGCGGTCTATCGTGCGTTTGGTTACCTGTAGAACGCGTGCCGTTTCCTCAATGGAGAGGCCAGAGAAAAACCGCAACTCTACCACTTTGCCCAGGCGTTCGTTCAACGCAGAAAGTTGCGTGAGCGCTTTGTCGAGGTCAAGAATCTCAACAATTTCAGTGTCTACCATGATGGTGGCGCGCTCTGCCTGGCTAAGCGATGTTGGCTTGGAGTGCCCGCCGCGTCGTTCTGCATATTGCCGGCGCGCATAGTCGACGAGAATCTGGCGCATAGCGCGCGCAGCGGTAGCAAAGAAATGCGCGTCGTCGTTCCAGCGGTCGGGATCGTGTTTGTTGAGCTTGATATAAGCTTCGTGTACGAGGGCTACAGTATCGATGGTTTGTCCGGTGCGGTACCGGCGCAGTTGTTTCTGTGCGATGACAACGAGTTCATCGTATACAATATGAAACGGCCGATCTGAAGGCGTTATTTTGTCCCGATTTGACTCTTCACTTTCCATTTGCTGCTGATCGTATCAGTTCATTTTGCGCCGGCGAAGCGAGGAAATAAAGATAGGCTTAAATACGAAGGATGCAATACTTTTTTCCCAATTCGCAGGGTAATTTATGGATACATGCCTTTTTAAATGTCGCTTATTCGGTTGATGCTACGTTGTAGTAGATGAGTTGCACAAACCCACTTCAGGCGGCCCCGGTAGGCATAGCAGGTGTTGCAAAGGTTGTCCAACTCTTCTGTGTCCTTTGCATACAACAAGAACGGTCATGAATCTGGATTATTCTGGTCTATTTCACCGAATTAACAGAAGCGAGGCAGCAATTAACAAAACAATTGCTGCTTACAAAGCCGGCATTCCCTGCGCAAAAGAAGATTGGCCCTTTCTCGTGGCCCAGGTGTGGGACCACATCCGGCTACATTTCAATGATGCTAACACCAACGTGTCCCAGGTATTGGATGAACATAACATACACACGAATACGTTTCAGGGCGTTTTTAGGAGTTATACGGGCTGGACTGTGAAAGGCATTATTGTCTATCACCGCATTGAAGTTGCCAAGCAATTGCTTGAGGGTGGCGAGTTGATGGTTAACGAAGTGGCCCGTGGTGTGGGTTATGCCGGCACGGTGTCTTTCAACCGGATGTTCAAAAAGGTTGTAGGGGAGACGCCAACGGGATATAAAAAACTCAAGCAGGATATCTGGCTGAACTAGCGCGGGTTATTACCCAACAAACTTATAGCCCAACCCATGTACGGTGAGGATGTATTGCGGCCGGCGTGCGTTGGGCTCCAGTTTTTGCCGCAGCCATGCAACGTGTACGTCAATGGTACGGGTAGAAGGCAAGGCATCGTAGCCCCAAACTTCATTGAGCAGTTCATCCCGCGACAGCGTAGCGCCTTTATGCTCTGCAAAGTAGCGCAGCAGTTGAAACTCTTTTGCTGACAGTTCCAGCAAATTACCCTCACGTTTCACTTCAGCTTTCCTGAAATCGATGTTAACATCGCCAAAACTGTACGAGTCTATCTGGTCCTGCTGAATATTTTGGGTTTGCGTACGGCGCAGCAATGCCTCAATACGGGCCATGAGTTCTGGCATTTCGAAGGGTTTGGTCAGGTAGTCGTCTGCGCCCAACTTGAGCCCGACAACCTTGTCTACAACCTGCCCTTTTGCTGTAAGCATCATGATGGGTGTCTGAATATCCTGCTTGCGCAATTCCTGACAAATATCCAATCCACTTTTCCCGGGCAGCATTACGTCGAGAATGTACAGGTCAAACGCTTCACCCGTTGCGCGTTGCATACCAGAATCACCTGTGGATTCCGTCACAACCTCGTACCCTTCGCTCTCCAGCCGATCCGTAAGGGTGAGGATCAGACCCGGTTCATCTTCTACGAGCAGGATGCGTTTGTTCATTTAATTATTGGTCTATTTCAAGGGGAGGTGTAGGGTGAACGTAGTGCCACCCGCAGGGCGCGACATGACAGATACGCGTCCATTGTGCGCTTCCATTGTTTTTTTGACGATACTCAACCCAATGCCGTTGCCTTTTATCTGAGCAGCGCGAACTGCCGGCCCACGGAAGAAATCTTCAAAAATATGTGGCAGGTCATCCTGGGGGATGCCGATCCCTTTGTCTGAAACACTAACCTGGATTTCTGAGCCTTTGCCATTTTTATGGACTGCGGTGTAAACACCAAGCCAGCGGTTGCCATTACTGTATTTGATGGCATTGTGAATAAGGTTGCAGAGGGCCGCATGCAGGGATCGTTTATCGCCTTCAACCGGAGGCAGGTGATCTGCAACCGACAGGTCTACCTCAAAGTTTTTGGTTTCTATAGACTCTTTACACGCATCAAGAGCATTGTGCACCAGGTCCGGTACGAGCATGGATTCGCGTTTGAAGGTTTTGTCGGGAGACAGCACGCCGGCCAGCTCCAGAATTTGCTCAACCATATCGGTTAAACGTGTGGCTTCTTTGCGAATCAGATGCCCATATTTCTGCATGCGATCGGGTTCGCTTACCACGCCATCAGCAAGATTGTCTGCAGCAGATTTGATTACAGAAAGCGGGGTGCGTAATTCGTGGGACACCCCGGTGACAAAACCCATTTGCCGGTCTGCCAGCCATTGTGCTTTCCGGGTTGAGATGTAAATGACTACTATTGCAAACCCGAGAATCAGCAAAATACCAAAACTCAGCCCCAGGTTGCGCCAGCGGTTTGCTGCAACGGATGCTTCCAGTGAACCAGTTTTATGTCGCAACCGCAAAAGCCAGGCATTCGCGGGGCTGGGATTTATGGTGGTTCTGGATGCGGTTGATGTGGCTGGTGTGGAGGCTGAAGGTGTTGCGGATGCCGTTTGTGTAAGGTTGGTCAGTGCAACCAGCAAATCCTCTGCAGTCAGGTCGCCTTTGTAGTCGTCTTCCTGGGCCAGCCTGATGATGGCCTGCAGCGGGAAGTCTGTATACAGCTCCGGTGATTCCACTACAAAGCTGTCCCGAATGGCCGGCTGCCAGGCCCTGCTTACCTGCCCGAAAAGCGAATCGGCCACCATTTGGTCGCGTTCGATTAGCGATGCATAGCCAAAGGCAAGGCGGGAAGCAGACGGGAATCTGTTCCACCGGAGTCTGCCAACACTTGCTTCGGCGTCAGGGGTGTCAAATTGTTCAAGCTGTAGTGTGGAGTCAGACTGGTATAGAATGTTGGGCGGATCGCTTGCACTGATAATCATCAGATCAACGTCATCTGCCACATTGAAAAACTCATCCTGCAGCTCAGGGAAAAAGGTCTCAGCAAGAAACGCTTTGTTTAGTGTGAGGAGCGTGTGGCCGGCGCGGCCGCTACTGGTTGCATTCAGGTTGGCGAGTAGCTCAGGGGACGAAAGCTCATCATCGATCGAAACAGGAATGGGAATGGCCGGTGTTTCAGCCATCAGTTTGGCACTACGGTACGCAAACTCGTCATCGCTCAACGTATCTGGCGCTGATTGCGGGTTGTATGCTTCTATTTGGCGTTGATTACGTTCGATGAAGTAGGCTTTCCAGCCCGTCAGATGTGCCGGCCAGGGCTCCATTTCCAATTTGCCATCTGCCGGCTCAAAGCGGTACAGGCAAAGCTCCTGGTTGTCATCGTAATCAACCCAGTAAATTTGCTCAATCAGGTCAGGGCGGGCGACGCGGGAGGACCAATATTGATAGTTGAGGCTTAACTCTCGCGAAATTTGTTCGAGAGAACCAGTAAAGCTCACGCGGAATGCAAATTGCGCCGGCGACAATTCCTGGTTCACCGCTTCGCTGAACAGTTCAGCGCTTGTTTGCATGTTAGACCGTAGGCGCTCGACCTCGTTGTCGCTTAACTGGCCAATCCAGTGGTATTGCAGGAAAGCCAGGATAGGGAGCAATGCGATCAGGCCGATGATGACCAGAAGCATCAACTTGTTGCGGCGGATGTCTTGCATAGGAATGATCGCTTCGTCAGGGACTGAACTTGCACAGGAATGGGGCCGGCAACTTAAGCCAAAATCCTGAATGTTGAGATAAAGTTGCTACGGAAGCTGTAATATCCTGTTTCTCGGCGGAATTTGAATTTACATCCTTAACAAAGCTTTAACGCGCGCCCTGTTACTTTTTAGAGAAGCGTGTGTAAGAGGGCTGTTAAAAAAATCGTACTTTAGTGCAGCAAGTATAGCTGTTATCAGAATATTTACCCCTTGCATGGAGCGAAAAACCAAAATTGTATCTACGCTGGGTCCTGCATCTTCGGATATGGATACCATCATCGGCCTGCTTGAAGCCGGCGTCAATGTTTTCCGGATGAACTTTTCTCACGGGACACACGACGAGCACCGCGAACGGATCATCTATGCAAGGGACGCTGCCCGGAAGTTGGGCAAAGAGATTGCAATCCTGCAGGACCTGCAAGGCCCGAAAATCAGGGTAGGCGAGGTTGAAAATGGTGCTATTCTGCTGCACAAAGGCAGTCAGCTTGTACTCACTACACAGGAAGCTGAGGCCTACGAGCCAGGCACTGTGTTTGTGAGTTACCCGACGTTGCCAGAAGATGTTGAGTTGGGCGGACGCATCCTGCTTGACGATGGCCTATTGGAATTGAAGGTGCTTGATACAACCGCGCACGATGTTATTACAGAAGTGGTTGTTGGGGGGCCGTTGCGGTCGCGAAAGGGGGTGAACCTGCCCCATCTGCGGGCTTCGATGCCGGCGTTGACCGAGAAAGACCTCGCGGATCTGGAGTTTGGGCTTTCCATGGAAGTAGATCTTATTGCGCTGTCTTTTGTGCGCGATGAGTCGGATGTGGAGGATCTTGTCCAGCGAATACGCAATTCGGGCAAGCAAATCAGTGTGATTGCAAAAATTGAAAAGCCGGAAGCGGTCCGTAAAATCGACCAGATCCTTGATCAGGCAGACGGTATCATGGTAGCCCGCGGTGACCTGGGTATCGAAATGCCCATGGAAATGGTGCCCGGTACGCAAAAGCGCATTATTCTGAAGTGCCGGCAGGCAGCAAAGCCAGTGATCACTGCAACGCAGATGCTCGAAAGTATGATCGAGAACCCGCGTCCAACCCGCGCTGAAGCCAGTGATGTGGCAAATGCAGTACTTGACGGCAGTGACGCCCTGATGCTGTCGGGGGAAACAGCCGTGGGTAAACACCCAATTCGGGTAGTTGAGGCTATGGATAGCATCATTCGCGAAGCTGAACGGCAGGAATTGGATCATTCCCTGGGTGCAAATGCTGACTGGGTATCAGATTCCCTTACAGATGCCATTTCCTATAATGCGTACGAAGTAGCAGAACGGGTTGGTGCACGCGCCATTGCTTGCCTTACCAGTTCGGGTACCACTGCGCGTTCTATTGCAAGGCATCGCCCTAATACCCCCATCTTTGCCTTTACAAACCACGCAAATGTTGTACAGCAATTGGCACTCACATGGGGAACAAATGGCTTTGCAATTCCTTTTCAACGAGATACGGATGGCGGTGTAAAGCTGGTCCTTGAGATTTTGAAATCTAAAGGATTGGTAAACTCGGGTGACCGGGTTGTGATTACCGCCGGTATGCCACTCCCTGCCAGAGGGCGTACCAATATGATTCAAGTTAGCCAGGTTGATTAAACGCTATACGAAACACACTGCTACCACCTCAAGCATAAGCTGACAACCTAATAGCTGCAGATTCAATGCTGTTTCGTGCATTTTCATACTGTTTGATCCTGTTCGTCCTCTCTGGATGCAACCGGGGTGGATTCGTGGGCAAGCGCCTCGATAATTTTACCGCCTATTACAATACTTTCTATAACGCGAAGAAGGAATACCGTACAGGTATCAAAGCCATCGAGCGTGCGGGCGATAATAATATCAACCGCAACGTCTACCTTTCTGTTTTCCTGACGCCCGAGCGGGTAAGCAGTCAGAATAACTTTGACGAGGCAATCCTGAAAAGCGCTGATGTGCTGCGAGAGAACCCGAATTCCAAATGGGTGGATGATGCGCTGCTCCTAATTGGCCAGTCCTATTTCTATCTCAAAAATTATGTAGGTGCTGAGCAGAAATTCCAGGAAGTGATGGACCTGGGAGGCGAATTGGAAGACGAAGCGCGTTTCTGGCTCGCCCGAACCCTGATTGCCAGTAATACCTACTCCCGTGCTGCAGACCACCTCGAGGTTAGCCTGAATCGGGAAGGGTTGTCGAAAAAGTGGCAGCCTTACCTGAGTATGCTGCTTGCTGAACTTTATGTCAAGCAGGAAGCCTGGGCTGATGCGATAACAGCGCTGGAAGGTAGCATCGAGCGAATGAAAGACAAGCGGCTCGCCAGTCGTGCGCAATTTTTACTTGGGCAGATTTATGAAACGCTTGAACAGTATGGCAATGCTGCCCAGTCTTTTGCAAAAGTACTAAAGTACAAACCTGATTATTCGCTGGTTTACGCCGCGCAGCTGAGCCGAATCCGCATTGAAGGGTTTCATGGGGACAAAGAGCTTGCGATGCGCTTGCTCCGAGGCATGGAGCGGGATGATAAAAATTTTGAAAGCCGCGCGGAGATGATGTATTACCGCGGCCGCATTATCCAGGAAATGGGCCGGCCCGAAGAAGCGTATGATGTGTACGATGCCCTACTCTTTACAGATGACCGTACCCTGAATGCAAGCACCATGCGCGGACCAATACACTATGCATTGGGAGAGTTGTATCGGGATTCGTACAGCGATTTCTCCTACGCTGCTGCACACTTTGATACATCAAAAACTGGTATGGCAACGGCGTTACGCTCGGGTATTAGCAGTACAGCCATCCAGAATTTGCAGTATGCACCCGAAGCGGTGACCGATGCAGATCGTCAGGCAGAAGTATTTGGCAGCTTTGCTGATGTATATGATGAAATTGCACATCTCGACTCGTTGCTTTACCTCAGCGATATGGACGAGGAGTCATTTGATGCCTTTATACTGGAGTTGAGAAAGCAGCGGGCTGCTGAAATGGCCGAAGAGCAGCGCGAAATAGCCCGCCGGCAAGCAGAACAAGGCTTTCGCAATATTTCGACTGCTGGTGGGTTACAGGAAGGCAAAGTGATTGACGGGCCTTATAGCGGCACCGGCGACAAAGAATCGGGTTTTCTATTCTATAAAGACCAGATCCAGGTGCAGGAAAGCCGGATTTCGTTTATCACCCTTTGGGGAGACCGGCCCCATGTGCCAAACTGGCGCCGGCTCGATGCCATTCAGGGTGCAAACAGCGTTGTGGCCGCTGATGATACGTCTGCCGTTGAAGGAACGCAGCGCGTCGTGGACCTGATTGATGAAGAGTTTCTGCCCGTTGTAGATTATTCTGATGTACCCCGTACGCCAGAACATGTAGCGGAAGTAGAGGAAGATTTGGCGCTTGTGCGCTATGAATTGGCCAACGTGTTATTCTTATCCATGGAGCGTCCGGATTCTGCTGCTGCATGGTATCGCCTCGTGATTGACGAAGCCCATCATACCTCCGTCGCACAGCGCGCTTTTTATGCACTTGCTGAAGTGCAGCGCGCCCTCGGGGATGAAGAAGCAGCCTCCCGGTTATACCAGGAGGTTGTAGCAAATTACCCGGACTCCGATTTTGCAAACCAGGCACGCGAACGCCTTGGTTTGGCGCCTGTAGCTGCCGTTGAAACGGATACCCTTGCCCTTGCTGAAATTGCATACGCTAGTGCCTATGACAGGTGGC
This genomic window contains:
- a CDS encoding tetratricopeptide repeat protein, yielding MGKRLDNFTAYYNTFYNAKKEYRTGIKAIERAGDNNINRNVYLSVFLTPERVSSQNNFDEAILKSADVLRENPNSKWVDDALLLIGQSYFYLKNYVGAEQKFQEVMDLGGELEDEARFWLARTLIASNTYSRAADHLEVSLNREGLSKKWQPYLSMLLAELYVKQEAWADAITALEGSIERMKDKRLASRAQFLLGQIYETLEQYGNAAQSFAKVLKYKPDYSLVYAAQLSRIRIEGFHGDKELAMRLLRGMERDDKNFESRAEMMYYRGRIIQEMGRPEEAYDVYDALLFTDDRTLNASTMRGPIHYALGELYRDSYSDFSYAAAHFDTSKTGMATALRSGISSTAIQNLQYAPEAVTDADRQAEVFGSFADVYDEIAHLDSLLYLSDMDEESFDAFILELRKQRAAEMAEEQREIARRQAEQGFRNISTAGGLQEGKVIDGPYSGTGDKESGFLFYKDQIQVQESRISFITLWGDRPHVPNWRRLDAIQGANSVVAADDTSAVEGTQRVVDLIDEEFLPVVDYSDVPRTPEHVAEVEEDLALVRYELANVLFLSMERPDSAAAWYRLVIDEAHHTSVAQRAFYALAEVQRALGDEEAASRLYQEVVANYPDSDFANQARERLGLAPVAAVETDTLALAEIAYASAYDRWQEQDYEQAVSEMVLLASNYEVSEVAPRALLATGSIYLEWADRAQLDVRALPLPLVPDSLLWSHGMVDTTSVLTAPVDAADDVQPFAGVDTSNPAFLGGGRLVLEADSLQQESERLYEMSDSLYVLSDSYYGQDDKQTLSDSLYKVSEATQLRSDLLLQRADSIRTMGQGMLSGLGLNSPDVSQLRDALYPKVDTGRDENGVITYGKYLKLEGLFSNIKERFPQTPHADYADQMLRAMIELRPLEDTTIVQELAQEDLQRQYDEMPEDERYIRLPGEIDLTGEGWTLIVASFSEQERAAVVVEEYTTKGFKSTILKGGTKYRVGVGQYPDLLTAKAGLEKFREELPPSTWFLDIQKVR
- the pyk gene encoding pyruvate kinase, whose product is MERKTKIVSTLGPASSDMDTIIGLLEAGVNVFRMNFSHGTHDEHRERIIYARDAARKLGKEIAILQDLQGPKIRVGEVENGAILLHKGSQLVLTTQEAEAYEPGTVFVSYPTLPEDVELGGRILLDDGLLELKVLDTTAHDVITEVVVGGPLRSRKGVNLPHLRASMPALTEKDLADLEFGLSMEVDLIALSFVRDESDVEDLVQRIRNSGKQISVIAKIEKPEAVRKIDQILDQADGIMVARGDLGIEMPMEMVPGTQKRIILKCRQAAKPVITATQMLESMIENPRPTRAEASDVANAVLDGSDALMLSGETAVGKHPIRVVEAMDSIIREAERQELDHSLGANADWVSDSLTDAISYNAYEVAERVGARAIACLTSSGTTARSIARHRPNTPIFAFTNHANVVQQLALTWGTNGFAIPFQRDTDGGVKLVLEILKSKGLVNSGDRVVITAGMPLPARGRTNMIQVSQVD